One genomic segment of Coffea arabica cultivar ET-39 chromosome 6e, Coffea Arabica ET-39 HiFi, whole genome shotgun sequence includes these proteins:
- the LOC113697613 gene encoding uncharacterized protein isoform X3 — translation MSVSLTVMTFNLLEDQAEDSPNSWDKRKDICISVITSYSPMILCTQQGVKSQLDYLQQCLTGEVSHKELRTCGVTTNLEFQGKDLKTLQTSIAPSSMTRRRAVRGWDFLVVRVTFGTWKHVLGFYCSMHCNMGNILLHIILSSLYPFVSMLHHRPFYTWLPLQIVYTFQLKGVEPPGFSFEIVNTCMDEFSPRARRRSALLTWQHIASLPPSLPVVYCGGFNTQKESTTGRFLLGRSREHGVVGDMRDTWPNARVTSRELLNSLS, via the exons ATGAGTGTCTCTCTAACAGTAATGACCTTTAATCTTCTTGAGGATCAAGCAGAGGACAGTCCTAACTCATGGGACAAAAGGAAAGACATATGTATAAGTGTCATCACCAGTTATTCTCCGATGATTCTCTGTACCCAACAAG gtgTAAAGTCACAGTTGGACTATCTTCAGCAGTGCTTGACAGGTGAAGTTTCTCACAAAGAGTTGAGGACTTGTGGG GTTACAACCAATTTGGAATTTCAAGGAAAGGATCTGAAGACACTTCAGACCAGTATTGCACCATCTTCTATGACAAGGAGAAG AGCTGTTAGAGGGTGGGACTTTTTGGTTGTCAGAGTCACCTTCGGTACCTGGAAGCATGTCTTGGGGTTCTATTGTTCCATGCATTGCAACATGGGCAATATCCTTTTACACATTATACTGTCTTCTCTATATCCATTTGTTTCAATGCTGCATCACAGACCATTTTACACTTGGCTTCCTTTACAAATTGTGTACACATTCCAACTGAAAGGCGTGGAACCACCTggtttttcatttgaaatagtAAATACTTGCATGGATGAATTTAGTCCCCGGGCTCGTAGGCGAAGTGCTTTGCTGACATGGCAACATATTGCCTCTTTGCCTCCTAGCTTGCCTGTGGTATACTGTGGAGGATTTAATACACAAAAGGAATCAACCACTGGCCGTTTTCTTCTTGGAAGATCAAG GGAGCATGGTGTTGTCGGTGATATGAGGGATACTTGGCCAAATGCTCGA GTGACAAGCAGGGAGCTGTTGAATTCCTTAAGCTGA
- the LOC113697613 gene encoding uncharacterized protein isoform X2, with product MSVSLTVMTFNLLEDQAEDSPNSWDKRKDICISVITSYSPMILCTQQGVKSQLDYLQQCLTGYNQFGISRKGSEDTSDQYCTIFYDKEKVELLEGGTFWLSESPSVPGSMSWGSIVPCIATWATFQLKGVEPPGFSFEIVNTCMDEFSPRARRRSALLTWQHIASLPPSLPVVYCGGFNTQKESTTGRFLLGRSREHGVVGDMRDTWPNARVRKNVSLIRTYHGFKGDKQGAVEFLKLIFRALCLCWDRQTQDLHVDWILFRGRSLTPVSCEVISDNIDGLYPSSHYPIHAEFMLPRTVRLTDAPTQDGN from the exons ATGAGTGTCTCTCTAACAGTAATGACCTTTAATCTTCTTGAGGATCAAGCAGAGGACAGTCCTAACTCATGGGACAAAAGGAAAGACATATGTATAAGTGTCATCACCAGTTATTCTCCGATGATTCTCTGTACCCAACAAG gtgTAAAGTCACAGTTGGACTATCTTCAGCAGTGCTTGACAG GTTACAACCAATTTGGAATTTCAAGGAAAGGATCTGAAGACACTTCAGACCAGTATTGCACCATCTTCTATGACAAGGAGAAG GTAGAGCTGTTAGAGGGTGGGACTTTTTGGTTGTCAGAGTCACCTTCGGTACCTGGAAGCATGTCTTGGGGTTCTATTGTTCCATGCATTGCAACATGGGCAA CATTCCAACTGAAAGGCGTGGAACCACCTggtttttcatttgaaatagtAAATACTTGCATGGATGAATTTAGTCCCCGGGCTCGTAGGCGAAGTGCTTTGCTGACATGGCAACATATTGCCTCTTTGCCTCCTAGCTTGCCTGTGGTATACTGTGGAGGATTTAATACACAAAAGGAATCAACCACTGGCCGTTTTCTTCTTGGAAGATCAAG GGAGCATGGTGTTGTCGGTGATATGAGGGATACTTGGCCAAATGCTCGAGTAAGGAAAAATGTTTCCCTAATACGTACTTATCATGGATTCAAAG GTGACAAGCAGGGAGCTGTTGAATTCCTTAAGCTGATCTTCAGAGCACTTTGCCTCTGCTGGGATCGCCAAACTCAGGATCTGCATGTCGACTGGATTCTTTTTAGAGGCAGATCTTTGACACCAGTCTCATGCGAAGTGATAAGTGACAATATTGATGGGCTTTATCCATCATCACACTACCCAATACACGCTGAGTTTATGCTCCCTCGCACTGTCAGATTAACTGATGCACCTACTCAAGATGGAAATTAA
- the LOC113697613 gene encoding uncharacterized protein isoform X4 — MTRRRAVRGWDFLVVRVTFGTWKHVLGFYCSMHCNMGNILLHIILSSLYPFVSMLHHRPFYTWLPLQIVYTFQLKGVEPPGFSFEIVNTCMDEFSPRARRRSALLTWQHIASLPPSLPVVYCGGFNTQKESTTGRFLLGRSREHGVVGDMRDTWPNARVRKNVSLIRTYHGFKGDKQGAVEFLKLIFRALCLCWDRQTQDLHVDWILFRGRSLTPVSCEVISDNIDGLYPSSHYPIHAEFMLPRTVRLTDAPTQDGN; from the exons ATGACAAGGAGAAG AGCTGTTAGAGGGTGGGACTTTTTGGTTGTCAGAGTCACCTTCGGTACCTGGAAGCATGTCTTGGGGTTCTATTGTTCCATGCATTGCAACATGGGCAATATCCTTTTACACATTATACTGTCTTCTCTATATCCATTTGTTTCAATGCTGCATCACAGACCATTTTACACTTGGCTTCCTTTACAAATTGTGTACACATTCCAACTGAAAGGCGTGGAACCACCTggtttttcatttgaaatagtAAATACTTGCATGGATGAATTTAGTCCCCGGGCTCGTAGGCGAAGTGCTTTGCTGACATGGCAACATATTGCCTCTTTGCCTCCTAGCTTGCCTGTGGTATACTGTGGAGGATTTAATACACAAAAGGAATCAACCACTGGCCGTTTTCTTCTTGGAAGATCAAG GGAGCATGGTGTTGTCGGTGATATGAGGGATACTTGGCCAAATGCTCGAGTAAGGAAAAATGTTTCCCTAATACGTACTTATCATGGATTCAAAG GTGACAAGCAGGGAGCTGTTGAATTCCTTAAGCTGATCTTCAGAGCACTTTGCCTCTGCTGGGATCGCCAAACTCAGGATCTGCATGTCGACTGGATTCTTTTTAGAGGCAGATCTTTGACACCAGTCTCATGCGAAGTGATAAGTGACAATATTGATGGGCTTTATCCATCATCACACTACCCAATACACGCTGAGTTTATGCTCCCTCGCACTGTCAGATTAACTGATGCACCTACTCAAGATGGAAATTAA
- the LOC113697613 gene encoding uncharacterized protein isoform X1, translating into MSVSLTVMTFNLLEDQAEDSPNSWDKRKDICISVITSYSPMILCTQQGVKSQLDYLQQCLTGEVSHKELRTCGVTTNLEFQGKDLKTLQTSIAPSSMTRRRAVRGWDFLVVRVTFGTWKHVLGFYCSMHCNMGNILLHIILSSLYPFVSMLHHRPFYTWLPLQIVYTFQLKGVEPPGFSFEIVNTCMDEFSPRARRRSALLTWQHIASLPPSLPVVYCGGFNTQKESTTGRFLLGRSREHGVVGDMRDTWPNARVRKNVSLIRTYHGFKGDKQGAVEFLKLIFRALCLCWDRQTQDLHVDWILFRGRSLTPVSCEVISDNIDGLYPSSHYPIHAEFMLPRTVRLTDAPTQDGN; encoded by the exons ATGAGTGTCTCTCTAACAGTAATGACCTTTAATCTTCTTGAGGATCAAGCAGAGGACAGTCCTAACTCATGGGACAAAAGGAAAGACATATGTATAAGTGTCATCACCAGTTATTCTCCGATGATTCTCTGTACCCAACAAG gtgTAAAGTCACAGTTGGACTATCTTCAGCAGTGCTTGACAGGTGAAGTTTCTCACAAAGAGTTGAGGACTTGTGGG GTTACAACCAATTTGGAATTTCAAGGAAAGGATCTGAAGACACTTCAGACCAGTATTGCACCATCTTCTATGACAAGGAGAAG AGCTGTTAGAGGGTGGGACTTTTTGGTTGTCAGAGTCACCTTCGGTACCTGGAAGCATGTCTTGGGGTTCTATTGTTCCATGCATTGCAACATGGGCAATATCCTTTTACACATTATACTGTCTTCTCTATATCCATTTGTTTCAATGCTGCATCACAGACCATTTTACACTTGGCTTCCTTTACAAATTGTGTACACATTCCAACTGAAAGGCGTGGAACCACCTggtttttcatttgaaatagtAAATACTTGCATGGATGAATTTAGTCCCCGGGCTCGTAGGCGAAGTGCTTTGCTGACATGGCAACATATTGCCTCTTTGCCTCCTAGCTTGCCTGTGGTATACTGTGGAGGATTTAATACACAAAAGGAATCAACCACTGGCCGTTTTCTTCTTGGAAGATCAAG GGAGCATGGTGTTGTCGGTGATATGAGGGATACTTGGCCAAATGCTCGAGTAAGGAAAAATGTTTCCCTAATACGTACTTATCATGGATTCAAAG GTGACAAGCAGGGAGCTGTTGAATTCCTTAAGCTGATCTTCAGAGCACTTTGCCTCTGCTGGGATCGCCAAACTCAGGATCTGCATGTCGACTGGATTCTTTTTAGAGGCAGATCTTTGACACCAGTCTCATGCGAAGTGATAAGTGACAATATTGATGGGCTTTATCCATCATCACACTACCCAATACACGCTGAGTTTATGCTCCCTCGCACTGTCAGATTAACTGATGCACCTACTCAAGATGGAAATTAA
- the LOC113695248 gene encoding transmembrane 9 superfamily member 9-like has protein sequence MEVARPQLIHRWISVSVVLIGLFFATAHCFYLPGVAPQDFIKGDELKVKVNKLTSTKTQLPYSFYSIPYCAPKTIVDSAENLGEVLRGDRIENSPYVFRMREPQMCNIVCRIVLNAKTAKEFKEKIDDEYRVNMILDNLPLVQPIKRTEQDPIVYQHGFYVGLKGLYAGSKEEKQFINNHLSFTVKYHKDAQSDAARIVGFEVRPFSVKHDYDGGWNDNVRLSTCDPHAKRTVTSADPPQEVDDKKEIIFTYDVEFQESDVKWASRWDTYLLMADDQIHWFSIVNSLMIVLFLSGMVAMIMLRTLYRDISKYNQLETQEEAQEETGWKLVHGDVFRPPTNSDMLCVYVGTGVQFFGMTLVTMIFALLGFLSPSNRGGLMTAMLLLWVFMGIFAGYASTRLYKMFKGTEWKRVALRTSFMFPGIVFVIFFVLNALIWGEKSSGAVPFGTMFALVVLWFGISVPLVFVGSYVGFKKPAIEDPVKTNKIPRQIPEQAWYMNPVFSVLIGGILPFGAVFIELFFILTSIWLHQFYYIFGFLFLVFVILIVTCAEITIVLCYFQLCSEDYLWWWRSYLTSGSSALYLFLYAAFYFFTKLEITKPVSGILYFGYMLIASYAFFVLTGTIGFYACFWFTRLIYSSVKID, from the exons atgGAGGTCGCAAGGCCTCAGCTAATTCACCGATGGATCTCGGTTTCGGTCGTTCTCATCGGTCTGTTCTTCGCCACCGCTCATTGTTTTTACCTCCCCGGTGTTGCTCCGCAAGATTTCATCAAG GGAGATGAGTTGAAAGTCAAAGTGAACAAGTTGACATCCACAAAGACACAACTTCCTTATTCTTTCTATTCCATTCCATATTGTGCTCCAAAAACCATTGTGGACAGTGCAGAGAATCTTGGAGAAGTACTTCGTGGTGATCGTATTGAAAACTCCCCTTATGTG TTCCGTATGCGGGAGCCACAAATGTGCAATATTGTATGTCGTATTGTACTTAATGCAAAAACTGCAAAAGAATTCAAGGAGAAGATTGATGATGAGTATCGGGTGAACAT GATATTAGATAATCTACCTCTTGTTCAGCCCATAAAGAGGACCGAACAAGACCCTATAGTCTATCAACATGGTTTTTATGTTGGTCTTAAAGGATTATATGCTGGA AGCAAAGAGGAAAAGCAATTTATCAACAACCATTTATCATTCACAGTAAAGTATCACAAGGATGCACAAAGTGATGCTGCAAGGATTGTAGGATTTGAAGTTAGACCTTTTAG TGTGAAACATGACTATGATGGTGGATGGAACGATAATGTTCGATTATCAACTTGTGATCCCCATGCAAAACGTACTGTAACTAGTGCAGACCCTCCTCAAGAGGTTGATGATAAGAAGGAAATCATTTTCACATATGATGTCGAGTTTCAG GAGAGTGATGTTAAGTGGGCATCTAGGTGGGATACTTATCTTCTGATGGCTGATGATCAAATTCATTGGTTCTCTATAGTTAATTCTTTGATGATTGTTCTTTTCCTATCTGGCATGGTTGCCATGATTATGTTGCGGACACTGTACCGTGACATTTCAAAGTACAACCAATTGGAGACCCAGGAAGAAGCTCAGGAAGAGACTGGGTGGAAGCTGGTTCATGGGGATGTTTTCAGACCTCCCACGAACTCGGATATGCTTTGCGTTTATGTGGGGACAGGTGTTCAGTTCTTTGGAATGACATTAGTTACCATGATTTTTGCCTTACTTGGGTTCCTCTCCCCTTCAAACCGGGGAGGCTTGATGACAGCTATGCTTCTTCTCTGGGTCTTCATGGGCATCTTTGCTGGATATGCATCTACCCGTCTTTACAAGATGTTCAAAGGGACAGAGTGGAAGAGAGTTGCTCTTCGTACCTCATTCATGTTCCCTGGAATTGTCTTCGTCATTTTCTTTGTGTTGAATGCTTTAATTTGGGGCGAGAAGTCCTCTGGGGCGGTGCCGTTTGGAACCATGTTTGCTTTAGTAGTATTGTGGTTTGGCATCTCAGTCCCACTCGTCTTTGTGGGTAGTTATGTAGGGTTTAAGAAACCAGCTATTGAGGATCCAGTGAAGACAAACAAGATCCCAAGGCAAATTCCGGAGCAGGCTTGGTACATGAACCCGGTCTTCTCCGTCTTGATTGGAGGCATACTTCCATTTGGTGCCGTATTCATTGAGCTTTTTTTCATCCTCACCTCAATCTGGTTGCATCAATTTTACTACATTTTTGGCTTTCTCTTCCTCGTATTCGTCATTCTAATTGTCACCTGTGCTGAGATCACAATCGTGCTCTGCTATTTCCAGCTGTGTAGTGAGGATTATCTATGGTGGTGGAGATCGTACCTCACTTCAGGGTCATCAGCTCTCTATCTATTCCTATATGCAGCATTCTACTTCTTCACAAAGCTGGAAATCACGAAGCCAGTGTCCGGTATATTGTACTTTGGGTACATGCTGATTGCCTCGTATGCCTTCTTCGTACTGACTGGTACAATTGGCTTCTATGCCTGTTTCTGGTTCACAAGGCTCATCTACTCATCTGTGAAGATCGACTAA
- the LOC113694950 gene encoding leucine aminopeptidase 1 gives MAAIRASASLASCSLTLVASTSYTSASSGSSVFTRFRSKPLWGFSVSVAPLCYYSSRRAKRMAHSIAHATLGLTQPNQIVPPKISFAAKEIDLVEWKGDILAIGVTEKDVAKDESSKFQNPILQKLDSKLGGLLSEASSEEDFTGKAGQSTILRVPGLGTKRVGLVGLGQAASTTAAYRSLGETIAAAAKSAQASNVAIALASSETLSADSRLTTVSAIASGTVLGTYEDSRFKSESKKPTLTSVDILGLGTGPEIEKKLKFAESVSSAVIFGINLVNAPANVLTPAVLAEEAKRIASLYSDVLTTTILNVEQCKELKMGSYLGVAAASANPPHFIHIVYKPLGGSVKTKLALVGKGLTFDSGGYNIKTGPGCSIELMKFDMGGSAAVLGAAKALGQIKPAGVEVHFIVAACENMISGTGMRPGDIVTASNGKTIEVNNTDAEGRLTLADALVYACNQGVEKIVDLATLTGACIIALGSSIAGVYTPSDDLAKEVLEASEVAGEKLWRMPLEESYWESMKSGVADMVNTGGRPGGSITAALFLKQFVDEKVQWMHIDMAGPVWNEKKKGATGFGISTLVEWVLKNSS, from the exons ATGGCCGCCATCAGAGCATCAGCATCTTTAGCCTCTTGTTCTCTTACTTTAGTTGCTTCCACTTCTTATACTTCTGCATCATCTGGTTCCTCGGTTTTTACGAGATTTCGATCTAAGCCCCTCTGGGGTTTCTCTGTTTCTGTTGCACCCTTGTGTTATTATTCTTCAAGAAGAGCAAAACGGATGGCCCACTCCATTGCTCACGCCACTCTTGGCCTTACTCAGCCTAATCAGATTGTGCCCCCTAAG ATCTCTTTTGCGGCAAAAGAGATTGATTTGGTTGAATGGAAAGGAGACATACTTGCTATAGGTGTCACAGAGAAAGACGTAGCAAAAGATGAAAGTTCAAAGTTCCAAAATCCAATCTTGCAAAAGTTAGATTCCAAGTTAGGTGGTTTGTTGTCTGAAGCGTCTTCTGAGGAGGATTTCACTGGAAAGGCTGGGCAGTCAACAATTCTCAGAGTTCCTGGCCTGGGGACTAAAAGGGTTGGCTTGGTAGGGCTTGGACAAGCAGCATCGACTACTGCCGCTTATCGCAGTCTTGGTGAGACAATTGCTGCTGCAGCTAAGTCTGCTCAGGCAAGTAATGTTGCCATTGCCCTTGCTTCTTCTGAAACTCTCTCTGCAGATTCAAGGCTTACAACTGTTTCAGCCATAGCATCTG GAACTGTGCTGGGGACTTATGAAGATAGCAGGTTTAAGTCAGAGTCAAAGAAACCAACTCTTACATCTGTGGACATTCTTGGTTTGGGTACTGGACCTGAGATAGAAAAGAAACTTAAATTTGCAGAATCTGTATCCTCAGCAGTTATTTTTGGCATAAACCTTGTCAATGCGCCAGCCAACGTACTCACCCCTG CGGTACTAGCTGAAGAGGCCAAAAGGATTGCTTCATTGTACAGCGATGTACTCACTACAACAATCTTGAACGTGGAGCAGTGCAAAGAGTTAAAAATGGGATCCTATCTGGGTGTTGCTGCAGCTTCTGCTAATCCTCCGCATTTTATCCATATAGTTTACAAGCCTCTGGGTGGATCCGTCAAAACTAAGCTGGCTTTAGTTGGAAAGGGATTGACTTTTGACAG TGGTGGCTACAATATCAAGACAGGACCAGGATGTTCAATTGAGCTCATGAAATTTGATATGGGAGGCTCTGCAGCTGTGTTGGGTGCAGCAAAGGCTCTTGGCCAAATCAAGCCAGCTGGAGTAGAG GTTCATTTCATTGTTGCAGCTTGTGAAAATATGATCAGTGGAACAGGTATGAGACCTGGAGATATTGTCACAGCTTCAAATGGAAAGACTATTGAG GTTAACAATACTGATGCCGAGGGAAGACTCACTCTCGCAGATGCTCTAGTATATGCTTGTAATCAAGGGGTTGAAAAG ATTGTTGATCTGGCTACATTGACCGGGGCATGTATAATAGCTCTTGGGTCCTCAATTGCTG GTGTTTACACACCTAGTGATGACCTGGCAAAGGAGGTACTTGAAGCATCTGAAGTTGCTGGAGAAAAACTCTGGAGGATGCCTTTGGAGGAAAGTTACTGGGAATCTATGAAATCTGGAGTAGCTGATATGGTAAATACAGGTGGTCGTCCAGGTGGTTCTATCACTGCAGCTTTGTTCCTGAAGCAG TTTGTTGACGAAAAGGTACAGTGGATGCACATTGACATGGCTGGTCCTGTTTGGAATGAAAAGAAGAAGGGTGCAACAGGATTTGGCATATCAACTTTGGTGGAGTGGGTGCTCAAAAACTCTTCTTAG